A single Crateriforma conspicua DNA region contains:
- a CDS encoding DEAD/DEAH box helicase: protein MDLLSSDSLAAFGLLVVEAAQNLVDVHDESLDKRAALLKVEQPTLHQNDGDIRFDFRVAGNRQKTETVQIHIIPDDDIDLDEVEAFQVSLRADAVCECVSFQRDGSCPHTLASAWWLQEQLGRRNIQQVLEFFGTLERDSVSDGRELVKELLTLADNLQQSEEVPTTRLQWRIGITDARYYCPVSVRAYEQRPRKSGRGWTKGRELRAYDLLQRNFSLQPIDGQIAALVADPSYSFNEDHFSEFQAIRLLIGHPNVVWDDQDARGVSVQSGQLSLAIEVIEIDESEAGDQDGPDQESSPDDEAIRTKFRPKLHLGGQPLNPEACDIIKGYASPSEPVLLIVDQDQDRIVYCPLPSQRAIRMFEFLLRSDWEDALLDFETANLLAVQASKIHSLINVDLPLQLAGPLEPVEPELVIELRPRVGAGTKVALGMHDPRFEHLMTPGSPPQTVTCLTPEGPIRLGRDLAVERNAADQVTERFALHQFSSDGSYRWVAETDEDSLDLLGRLHAAGEEAPRIIWPEGESIRVRGEITPSSLRVQIDDRRDWFGMSGVIDLQGHQVALSDVLSAVQDNRSLVRVGDREFAKISDEFRQRLRQLSDSVVSERGGLKIADAAVPSVQDLIGEDVILEAADRWHQSIENLQSLHDWTPEKPSELDVEFRHYQLEGYQWLARLSRWGVGGVLADDMGLGKTVQALGVLCDRGDGGPALVIAPTSVGDNWVREANRFAPTLNPILYRDSNRDELIKTAKANDLVIVSYQLLQRDAKRFASRIWNTLVLDEAQFIKNAQTKTAQSIRRIDANWRIGLSGTPLENHLGELWSLFRTLSPGLLGSWDRFRNRFAEPIERHRDDERRTSLARLVRPFILRRTKEKVLTELPPRTEITVQAVLSKEERRLYEEARMAAVAELSGAAIAEKGEGDRRIRTLAWLTKLRQLSCHPQLVDRSWKKGSAKLSLMMELINELRDEDHRALVFSQFVKHLDVVRKQLDQQGIAYQYLDGSTPAKERQRRVDAFQNGEGDLFLISLKAGGTGLNLTAADYVFHLDPWWNPAVEDQATDRAHRIGQERPVTVYRLVAQGTIEEQILQMHADKRELVAGVLDGTDGAAKLNTQDLINLIKEGVAQS, encoded by the coding sequence ATGGATTTGCTTTCAAGTGATTCACTAGCAGCATTTGGCTTGTTGGTGGTGGAAGCCGCACAAAATCTGGTCGACGTCCACGATGAATCGCTGGACAAACGCGCCGCGTTGCTGAAAGTCGAACAGCCCACATTGCACCAGAACGATGGGGATATCCGATTCGATTTTCGTGTCGCCGGGAATCGTCAAAAAACCGAAACCGTCCAGATCCACATCATTCCCGACGACGATATCGACTTGGACGAAGTCGAAGCCTTCCAGGTTTCGTTGCGTGCCGACGCGGTTTGCGAATGCGTCAGTTTTCAACGCGACGGTTCGTGTCCGCACACGTTGGCCAGTGCCTGGTGGCTTCAAGAACAGTTGGGCCGACGAAACATCCAACAGGTGCTGGAATTTTTCGGGACCCTGGAACGCGATTCTGTATCCGACGGTCGCGAACTGGTCAAAGAATTGTTGACCCTGGCCGACAATTTACAGCAGTCAGAAGAAGTTCCCACCACGCGGTTGCAATGGCGGATCGGCATCACTGACGCACGTTATTACTGTCCGGTGTCGGTGCGTGCTTATGAACAACGTCCACGCAAAAGCGGTCGAGGATGGACCAAAGGTCGTGAACTGAGGGCTTACGATCTTTTGCAAAGGAATTTCAGCCTCCAGCCGATCGACGGCCAAATCGCCGCATTGGTGGCCGACCCCAGCTACAGCTTCAACGAAGACCACTTCAGCGAATTCCAGGCCATCCGATTGTTGATCGGACACCCCAACGTCGTTTGGGACGACCAGGATGCGCGGGGTGTGTCCGTTCAATCAGGACAATTGTCACTGGCGATCGAAGTTATCGAGATTGACGAAAGCGAAGCCGGTGACCAGGACGGTCCCGATCAAGAATCCTCTCCCGACGATGAAGCGATCCGCACCAAGTTTCGTCCCAAGTTGCACCTTGGCGGGCAACCGCTGAACCCCGAAGCTTGCGATATCATCAAGGGCTACGCCAGTCCGTCCGAACCGGTGCTGTTGATCGTCGATCAGGACCAAGATCGAATCGTCTATTGCCCGCTGCCGTCGCAACGCGCGATTCGCATGTTCGAATTCTTGCTGCGTTCCGATTGGGAAGACGCTTTGCTGGACTTTGAAACGGCCAATTTGTTGGCGGTCCAAGCGTCGAAGATCCATTCGTTGATCAACGTCGACCTGCCGTTGCAACTGGCCGGTCCCTTGGAACCCGTCGAACCCGAACTGGTGATTGAATTACGACCGCGGGTGGGTGCCGGCACCAAGGTCGCGCTGGGAATGCACGACCCACGATTCGAACACTTGATGACGCCCGGTTCGCCGCCGCAGACGGTGACCTGTTTAACGCCCGAGGGCCCCATCCGGCTGGGCCGCGACTTGGCGGTTGAGCGAAACGCGGCCGACCAGGTGACCGAGCGGTTTGCCTTGCATCAATTTTCGTCCGACGGTTCCTATCGCTGGGTCGCCGAAACCGACGAAGACTCGCTGGACTTGTTGGGACGTCTGCACGCCGCCGGCGAAGAAGCCCCGCGAATCATTTGGCCCGAAGGCGAATCGATACGCGTGCGTGGCGAAATCACACCGTCATCGTTGCGAGTCCAGATCGACGACCGGCGTGACTGGTTCGGCATGTCGGGAGTGATCGATCTTCAGGGCCACCAAGTCGCTTTGTCCGATGTCCTGTCGGCGGTTCAAGACAACCGATCGCTCGTCCGTGTCGGTGATCGTGAATTTGCCAAAATCAGTGACGAATTCCGCCAGCGTTTGCGGCAATTAAGTGACAGCGTGGTGTCCGAACGCGGCGGCCTGAAGATCGCTGATGCGGCGGTTCCGTCGGTCCAAGACTTGATCGGCGAAGACGTCATTCTGGAAGCGGCTGATCGCTGGCACCAGTCGATTGAAAATCTGCAATCCTTACACGACTGGACACCTGAAAAGCCTTCCGAATTAGATGTGGAATTTCGGCACTATCAATTGGAAGGTTACCAATGGCTGGCCCGCCTAAGTCGCTGGGGCGTTGGTGGCGTCTTGGCCGATGACATGGGCCTGGGAAAAACGGTTCAAGCGTTGGGTGTTCTGTGCGATCGCGGCGATGGCGGCCCGGCCCTGGTCATCGCGCCGACCAGCGTGGGTGACAACTGGGTCCGCGAAGCAAACCGTTTTGCCCCCACACTGAATCCGATCTTGTATCGCGATTCGAACCGCGATGAATTGATCAAAACTGCCAAAGCCAATGATTTGGTCATTGTCAGTTACCAATTGTTACAGCGGGACGCGAAACGCTTTGCCAGTCGAATCTGGAACACCCTGGTATTGGATGAAGCCCAGTTCATCAAGAACGCACAAACCAAGACGGCCCAGTCCATTCGACGAATCGACGCCAACTGGCGGATCGGACTTTCCGGAACGCCGCTGGAAAATCACCTGGGCGAATTGTGGAGCCTGTTTCGAACCCTGAGCCCTGGATTGCTGGGATCCTGGGATCGTTTCCGCAACCGATTCGCTGAACCCATCGAACGCCACCGCGACGATGAACGTCGCACGTCATTGGCCCGTTTGGTACGTCCATTCATCCTGCGTCGCACCAAAGAAAAAGTGTTGACCGAATTGCCACCGCGGACCGAAATCACGGTGCAGGCGGTTTTGTCCAAGGAAGAACGTCGCTTGTACGAGGAAGCCCGGATGGCCGCGGTCGCGGAATTGTCCGGTGCCGCGATTGCGGAAAAAGGCGAAGGCGATCGCCGAATTCGCACGCTCGCGTGGTTGACCAAACTGCGTCAGCTTTCCTGCCATCCCCAGTTGGTCGATCGCTCGTGGAAAAAGGGTTCGGCCAAACTGAGCCTGATGATGGAATTGATCAACGAGTTGCGTGACGAAGACCATCGGGCGTTGGTGTTCAGCCAGTTCGTCAAGCACTTGGATGTGGTTCGTAAACAATTGGACCAGCAAGGCATCGCCTATCAATACCTGGACGGCAGCACGCCCGCCAAAGAACGCCAACGCCGCGTAGATGCTTTCCAAAATGGTGAAGGCGATCTGTTCTTGATTTCGCTGAAAGCCGGCGGAACGGGCTTGAACCTGACCGCTGCGGATTACGTTTTCCATCTGGATCCTTGGTGGAACCCGGCGGTGGAAGATCAGGCGACCGACCGGGCGCACCGTATCGGCCAAGAACGCCCGGTGACGGTCTATCGTCTGGTCGCCCAAGGGACCATCGAAGAACAGATTCTGCAAATGCACGCCGACAAACGTGAATTGGTCGCCGGTGTGTTGGACGGTACCGATGGGGCAGCCAAACTGAACACCCAAGACTTGATCAACCTGATCAAGGAAGGCGTGGCCCAATCGTAG
- a CDS encoding DUF1611 domain-containing protein, with translation MDLRKYQRIALLTDGFSTPFLAKTAINLMRYRGDDVVAVIDRDHAGSDAGTVLGIDSPANAGIPVLATIDQHDIDAVFVGIAPPGGKLPPRWDDLIAAAIDRGIDVVSGLHEFLCNRSEWVSAAERSGSRLIDVRKNDFRSVATCAAFDENCLRIHAIGNDCSLGKMVTCLEIQKGLQRRDLDAGFAATGQTGIMIAGTGIPIDCVVADFVNGAAESLTLAHQNHDVLLIEGQGSLSHPMFSAVTLGLLHGCAPDGLVFCYQPGRDFVKGLDGVAIPPLRTLMDLSVAMANLRHPCRLIGIAANTSLLSDAEAESEMQRACEEFGLPVCDVYRNGPDVLVDAVIRLKQEQPS, from the coding sequence ATGGACCTTCGCAAATATCAACGCATCGCACTGTTGACCGACGGATTTTCGACCCCTTTTTTGGCCAAGACCGCCATCAATCTAATGCGGTACCGTGGCGATGATGTGGTCGCGGTGATCGATCGCGATCATGCGGGATCCGACGCCGGTACGGTTCTGGGAATCGATTCGCCAGCGAACGCCGGCATCCCCGTACTTGCAACGATCGATCAACACGACATCGATGCCGTTTTCGTGGGAATCGCGCCACCGGGCGGCAAATTACCGCCACGATGGGACGATCTGATTGCCGCCGCGATCGATCGAGGAATTGACGTCGTCTCGGGACTGCACGAATTTCTATGCAACCGTTCCGAATGGGTTAGTGCGGCCGAGCGATCGGGCAGCCGTTTGATTGACGTTCGCAAAAACGATTTCAGATCCGTCGCCACCTGTGCCGCGTTTGACGAAAATTGCCTGCGCATCCATGCCATCGGTAACGATTGCAGCCTAGGAAAAATGGTGACCTGTTTGGAAATCCAAAAGGGTCTTCAACGTCGCGACCTGGACGCCGGTTTTGCGGCAACCGGACAAACCGGGATCATGATTGCCGGCACAGGTATTCCGATCGATTGCGTGGTCGCCGACTTCGTCAACGGTGCGGCTGAAAGTTTGACGCTGGCCCATCAGAACCACGACGTCTTGTTGATCGAAGGGCAGGGCAGTTTATCCCACCCGATGTTTTCGGCGGTCACGCTAGGCTTGCTGCACGGCTGCGCGCCCGATGGACTGGTGTTCTGTTATCAACCCGGTCGTGATTTCGTCAAAGGGCTTGATGGTGTTGCGATTCCACCGCTGCGTACATTGATGGATTTGTCCGTGGCGATGGCCAATTTGCGACACCCGTGTCGCCTCATCGGGATTGCCGCCAACACATCACTGCTATCCGATGCCGAAGCCGAATCAGAAATGCAGCGAGCTTGCGAGGAATTTGGTTTGCCGGTTTGCGATGTTTATCGCAATGGTCCCGATGTTTTGGTCGATGCCGTGATCCGTCTGAAGCAAGAACAACCATCCTGA
- a CDS encoding dipeptide epimerase, translated as MQIFSETVTLHPEHPFGISRETIPTQRSVIVQLQHLDHVGWGEVTENRFYGRTAESIQENIRIAADMLSGMTELLTCNDGVKQIWDQIAQRVWPDTFALSAIDSAVCDWTAKHQNVPTHQIWGLDWTSTVPSSFTIGLDTVDRMVTKLRQRPGWPVYKIKLGSDDDLDIVQRLRGETDAVFRVDANGGWDVDKTIAMSQAMETLNVQFIEQPLPIDAPESAKRDVFTHSRLPLIADEDCQVAADVAKCSGMYHGISVKLCKCGGLTPAIEMLRHARRLGLSTMVGCMVESSIGISAAAQLLPLLDFADLDGAELLDSDPAMGASVNRGIVTLAVGNGHAASMRQHSE; from the coding sequence ATGCAGATTTTCAGTGAGACGGTGACGCTGCATCCCGAGCATCCGTTCGGCATTTCTCGAGAGACGATTCCGACACAGCGTAGTGTGATCGTCCAGTTGCAGCATTTGGATCATGTCGGCTGGGGCGAAGTCACCGAGAATCGGTTTTATGGTCGAACCGCCGAATCGATTCAGGAAAACATTCGCATCGCCGCCGACATGCTGTCTGGGATGACGGAATTGCTGACCTGCAACGATGGGGTGAAACAGATCTGGGACCAAATCGCCCAACGGGTCTGGCCGGACACATTTGCTTTGTCGGCGATCGATTCGGCCGTTTGCGATTGGACCGCCAAACACCAGAACGTTCCGACGCATCAGATTTGGGGCTTGGACTGGACTTCAACAGTACCGTCCAGCTTCACCATTGGGTTGGACACCGTCGACCGCATGGTCACGAAACTCCGTCAACGTCCCGGTTGGCCGGTCTACAAGATCAAGCTGGGATCCGATGACGACTTGGACATCGTGCAGCGTCTGCGGGGGGAAACCGATGCGGTATTCCGCGTCGATGCCAACGGCGGCTGGGACGTCGACAAAACGATTGCCATGTCACAGGCAATGGAAACGCTGAACGTTCAGTTTATCGAACAGCCGCTGCCAATTGATGCACCGGAGTCGGCCAAGCGAGATGTCTTCACCCACAGTCGACTGCCCCTGATCGCCGACGAGGATTGCCAAGTTGCGGCGGACGTCGCCAAGTGCTCGGGAATGTATCACGGAATAAGCGTCAAGCTTTGCAAGTGTGGTGGGCTGACACCTGCGATCGAGATGCTACGCCACGCCCGACGCTTGGGGTTGTCAACCATGGTCGGCTGTATGGTGGAAAGCTCCATTGGAATCAGCGCCGCGGCACAGTTGTTGCCACTTCTTGATTTCGCCGACTTGGACGGCGCCGAACTTTTGGATTCTGACCCAGCGATGGGAGCCAGCGTGAACCGAGGAATCGTTACACTTGCGGTCGGCAACGGTCACGCGGCATCCATGCGACAACATTCCGAATGA